Proteins encoded in a region of the Pocillopora verrucosa isolate sample1 chromosome 11, ASM3666991v2, whole genome shotgun sequence genome:
- the LOC131777216 gene encoding uncharacterized protein, which produces MTSNRSKSTSSSENGMPGSLVSTVAFLPHKTGKEKQRASNSKSCLVKIALVALPILLLLALVIVLVILLTSGDKRDDPKTNGLRAGCSYSEEAKRIGLNVYLEELFHKHYELMPEKIGSKREVTFDEITKHYRPYDPSPSAIKNFTDEVRRLYEKMKEIIGKSNGSRLKLRENKAMYVAQYLLKHSFDWGPYERDYYTGDWMFEPNLYCWQPICGVLQHFFNVIPYFKPGNLQQLKRLEELFKKHNETISRYIENLKLGVATGIVRSVESCKAGIIAIKRNYYQFAVHNETGIFNEQLGKKVLSEGFTSKITPEMNATWYETRGEGVYQSLRRFLLVYLGEPLTRLIRYLEEEHIKYCYDGATGIAKLPLNAVYADGVRDPSRPTTGSLPNGDKFNASTSYKRLLSFFTSTSVSPDELTAMGYKKLEALLSEVKNLAKQYTGIKDEGRAVVKFREVLKSRDMFFNRDSFPINESGDEAYMKCTDTEGARAFCPMRWKALQKWINYTKHVAQVLTPKIKNLFYDSNSKKTTPSCGISVKGDYKPGVCFHGYEIGCPASQTLPFFMNDFGPKYTEFTTTSHEQLPGHHLEVQGFDENFQDLCGDAISWISAENYIPPFTEGWATYVEHPLMAKDTNSYINVLDKNILLQKYGMMKYQILAALRSVLDSGVNYLGMTREEAINLYAQYAWDESDLAVKDITRFQNTPAIAMSYMIGHETFVKLRQQAQRELGESFSMKEFHYQILRQGEIPLEYLEEHISRFIKCKKGSSERICAEILS; this is translated from the exons ATGACTTCAAACCGAAGCAAATCCACGTCGTCCTCAGAGAATGGCATGCCGGGATCCCTAGTGTCCACAGTCGCGTTTTTGCCGCACAAGACTGGGAAAGAGAAACAACGCGCCTCAAATTCTAAATCTTGCCTCGTTAAGATTGCTCTTGTGGCCTTGCCAATACTCCTCCTGTTAGCATTGGTTATTGTTCTCGTGATTTTATTGACTAGTGGTGATAAAAGAGACGATCCAAAGACCAACGGTCTTCGTGCTGGTTGTAGCTACTCTGAAGAAGCCAAACGCATTGGTTTGAATGTATACCTCGAAGAACTTTTCCATAAACACTATGAACTAATGCCGGAGAAGATAGGGTCGAAAAGGGAGGTGACTTTCGATGAGATTACGAAACATTATCGACCTTATGATCCAAGTCCGAGTGCTATCAAGAACTTCACCGATGAAGTTCGAAGGTTGTACGAGAAGATGAAAGAGATCATCGGAAAGTCGAATGGATCACGTTTGAAATTACGTGAAAACAAAGCTATGTATGTGGCACAATATTTGCTGAAGCATTCCTTCGACTGGGGTCCTTACGAGCGAGATTATTACACGGGTGACTGGATGTTTGAGCCAAATTTGTATTGTTGGCAGCCAATTTGCGGTGTGCTTCAACACTTTTTTAACGTGATACCCTATTTCAAACCCGGTAATCTCCAACAATTGAAACGGCTTGAAGAACTCTTTAAGAAACACAACGAAACAATTTCACGATACATTGAAAATCTGAAGCTGGGCGTGGCAACTGGAATAGTCCGCTCTGTGGAGTCTTGCAAAGCTGGGATTATTGCGATTAAGagaaattattatcaatttgCTGTGCACAACGAGACAG GAATTTTCAACGAGCAATTAGGGAAAAAAGTCCTCTCAGAAGGATTCACCTCAAAAATCACGCCCGAAATGAACGCCACGTGGTACGAGACACGAGGAGAAGGCGTATACCAGTCCCTCCGACGATTTCTGTTGGTTTACTTGGGCGAACCGCTGACAAGACTTATACG ATACCTTGAAGAGGAACATATCAAATATTGTTACGATGGTGCAACGGGAATAGCGAAATTACCCTTAAATGCAGTATACGCCGATGGCGTTCGTGATCCATCTCGCCCGACTACTGGAAGCTTACCGAATGGAGACAAATTCAATGCAAGTACTTCGTACAAAAGACTATTGTCATTTTTCACCAGTACCTCCGTTTCTCCAGACGAGTTAACAGCGATGGGTTACAAAAAACTCGAAGCTTTACTCAGCGAG GTAAAGAATCTTGCGAAGCAATATACCGGAATCAAGGACGAAGGCCGGGCTGTCGTCAAGTTCAGGGAAGTTCTCAAATCACGTGACATGTTCTTTAACCGCGATTCTTTCCCCATTAATGAGTCTGGGGATGAAGCATATATGAAATGCACTGACACTGAGGGAGCGCGCGCGTTTTGCCCTATGCGCTGGAAAGCGCTACAGAAGTGGATCAACTACACAAAACAC GTTGCTCAAGTTCTGACACCCAAGATAAAAAATCTCTTCTACGATTCCAATTCGAAGAAAACGACACCATCTTGTGGTATTTCTGTAAAAGGCGACTACAAGCCTGGTGTTTGTTTCCATGGTTACGAAATTGGTTGCCCAGCGAGCCAGACACTGCCGTTCTTTATGAACGATTTTGGGCCAAAATACACAGAGTTTACGACGACATCTCATGAACAGCTTCCAGGACATCATTTGGAG GTCCAAGGTTTTGACGAGAATTTTCAAGATCTTTGTGGGGATGCAATATCCTGGATATCTGCTGAAAACTACATTCCCCCTTTCACCGAAGGATGGGCAACCTATGTCGAACATCCTTTGATGGCCAAAGATACGAATTCCTACATCAATGTATTGGATAAGAACATTTTGTTGCAGAAATATGGGATGATGAAATATCAG ATCCTCGCTGCCCTACGATCTGTTTTGGACAGTGGCGTTAATTACCTCGGAATGACGCGCGAGGAGGCCATCAACCTTTACGCGCAGTACGCTTGGGACGAAAGTGACCTGGCCGTCAAGGATATCACGCGGTTCCAAAATACTCCAGCAATTGCCATGAGCTACATGATTGGCCACGAGACGTTCGTCAAATTGAGGCAACAGGCCCAAAGAGAACTGGGAGAGAGTTTCTCGATGAAAGAGTTTCACTACCAAATTCTTCGTCAAGGAGAGATCCCTTTAGAGTACCTGGAGGAACACATTTCGCGTTTCATCAAATGCAAGAAAGGCTCCTCGGAGCGAATTTGTGCAGAAATACTCTCGTGA